A section of the Rhodobacteraceae bacterium M382 genome encodes:
- a CDS encoding FAD-dependent oxidoreductase, whose protein sequence is MTRIKCDLLVIGAGSGGLSVAAGASQMGADVVLLEGHEMGGDCLNFGCVPSKALLASAKVAHTQAHASAFGVADQVPQVDYAAAKDHVRNVIDTIAPVDSQERFEGFGVRVIREYGQFISPTEVQAGENVITARRVVIATGSSPLVPPIPGLDSVPFDTNETIFDLRDKPDHLLIIGGGPIGMEMAQAHVRLGCKVTVIEAARALGKDDPELAEVVIGSLRDEGVQIVESAMAASIAGSAGDIRIETSDGREFAGSHLLLAIGRKANTDRLNLAAAGIEPTRTGIQVDAGLRTTNKKVYAIGDVAGGLQFTHVAGYQAGVIIRSILFGLPAKASTHHIPWATYTDPELAHVGLSEAEARQKHGARLEVVRFDYHHNDRAIAERKTKGFIKVMVVKGRPVGASIVGHQAGELINLWSLVLANKLKMGQVAAMVSPYPTIGEVNKRAAGAYFSPRLFDNPLVKRVVGLVQRWLP, encoded by the coding sequence ATGACACGAATCAAATGTGATCTTCTGGTGATCGGAGCCGGATCCGGTGGGTTGTCTGTCGCGGCGGGTGCCAGCCAGATGGGGGCCGATGTCGTGCTGCTCGAAGGGCACGAAATGGGCGGCGATTGCCTGAACTTTGGCTGTGTCCCGTCCAAGGCGTTATTGGCCAGCGCCAAAGTGGCCCACACCCAGGCACATGCCAGCGCCTTTGGCGTTGCGGATCAGGTGCCACAGGTGGATTACGCGGCGGCCAAGGATCACGTGCGCAACGTGATCGACACCATCGCCCCGGTCGACAGCCAGGAGCGATTCGAAGGGTTCGGAGTGCGGGTGATCCGCGAATATGGCCAGTTTATTTCCCCGACCGAGGTCCAGGCCGGAGAGAATGTCATCACCGCGCGCCGGGTGGTGATCGCCACTGGATCGTCGCCGTTGGTGCCGCCGATTCCGGGATTGGACAGCGTTCCGTTTGACACCAACGAAACCATTTTTGATCTGCGCGACAAACCCGATCACCTGTTGATCATCGGGGGAGGCCCCATCGGCATGGAAATGGCGCAGGCGCATGTCCGGCTGGGCTGCAAGGTCACGGTGATCGAAGCGGCCAGGGCGCTGGGCAAGGACGACCCCGAACTGGCCGAGGTGGTGATCGGGTCGCTGCGCGATGAAGGGGTGCAGATCGTCGAAAGCGCGATGGCGGCGTCGATTGCCGGGTCGGCGGGCGATATCCGCATCGAGACCAGCGATGGGCGGGAATTTGCCGGGTCGCATCTGTTGTTGGCGATCGGGCGCAAGGCCAACACGGACCGGTTGAACCTGGCCGCTGCGGGGATCGAACCCACGCGAACCGGCATTCAGGTGGATGCGGGGCTGCGCACCACAAACAAGAAAGTCTATGCCATTGGCGATGTTGCAGGGGGGCTGCAGTTTACCCATGTGGCGGGCTATCAGGCCGGGGTGATCATTCGGTCGATCCTGTTCGGTCTGCCTGCCAAGGCCAGCACCCATCACATCCCCTGGGCCACCTATACCGACCCGGAACTGGCCCATGTCGGCCTGAGCGAAGCCGAGGCGCGCCAAAAACACGGGGCCAGGTTGGAGGTGGTGCGGTTTGATTATCATCACAACGACCGCGCCATTGCCGAGCGCAAAACCAAAGGGTTCATCAAGGTGATGGTGGTCAAGGGGCGGCCTGTGGGCGCGTCGATTGTCGGCCATCAGGCGGGCGAACTGATCAATCTGTGGTCGCTGGTGTTGGCCAACAAGCTGAAAATGGGCCAAGTCGCGGCGATGGTTTCGCCTTACCCCACAATTGGCGAGGTGAACAAACGTGCCGCCGGGGCCTATTTCTCTCCCAGATTGTTTGATAACCCATTGGTCAAACGAGTTGTTGGGCTGGTCCAACGCTGGCTGCCCTGA
- a CDS encoding HAMP domain-containing histidine kinase produces MLAEVLIFVPSIARFREDFLLSRLERAQIASLALLADDMLATELEAELLENAGVFNVVLRRDEVRQLMLSSPIPNPISETFDLRTSSAVSLIGDAMVRLWDRENQVIRVMGEPVRDAGLLIEITMETAPLRAAMIEYGVRILALSAVISVFTAVLLFIAVRMFLVKPIKGVVGYMQRYAAAPEDARGIITPNAGVTELREAEEALLQLQTELTHALKQRERLAQLGGAVAKVSHDLRNILTSAQLFTDRIETSEDPLVRRLAPKLVNSITRAVSLCEGTLAFGRAEEPAPTLGMVHLGQIVDDIAESELLAAGEAKVRILNTIPAPVVVRGDGEQLFRVIMNLVRNARQAIEATGKPGQVTISLREEDQAWWIEIADTGPGLPPKAKENLFTPFQGGVRKGGTGLGLAIAAELIRGHGGSVALKQTGPEGTIFEICLPRGDGAI; encoded by the coding sequence ATGTTGGCCGAAGTGTTGATCTTTGTCCCGTCGATTGCCCGTTTCCGTGAAGATTTCCTGTTGAGTCGGCTGGAGCGGGCCCAGATTGCATCGCTCGCGTTGCTGGCGGATGACATGTTGGCGACCGAACTGGAAGCCGAGCTGTTGGAAAACGCCGGGGTTTTCAATGTGGTGTTGCGGCGGGACGAAGTGCGCCAGCTGATGTTGTCGTCACCGATCCCGAATCCGATTTCCGAAACCTTTGATCTGCGCACCTCCAGCGCGGTGTCGCTGATCGGTGACGCGATGGTGCGGCTGTGGGATCGGGAAAATCAGGTCATCCGGGTGATGGGCGAACCGGTGCGCGATGCCGGGTTGTTGATCGAAATAACCATGGAAACGGCACCGTTGCGGGCGGCCATGATCGAATACGGGGTGCGCATTCTGGCGTTGTCGGCGGTGATCTCGGTCTTTACGGCGGTGTTGCTGTTCATTGCCGTGCGCATGTTTCTGGTCAAACCGATCAAGGGGGTCGTGGGGTACATGCAGCGTTATGCTGCTGCGCCCGAGGATGCACGGGGTATCATTACCCCGAATGCGGGCGTGACCGAATTGCGCGAAGCCGAAGAGGCGTTGTTGCAATTGCAGACCGAACTGACCCATGCGTTGAAACAGCGGGAACGCCTGGCCCAGTTGGGCGGGGCGGTGGCCAAGGTCAGCCATGATTTGCGCAATATTCTGACGTCGGCGCAATTGTTCACCGACCGCATTGAAACCAGCGAGGATCCATTGGTGCGCCGTCTTGCGCCCAAGTTGGTGAATTCCATCACCCGCGCCGTGTCGCTGTGCGAAGGCACGCTGGCCTTTGGTCGGGCCGAAGAACCGGCCCCGACGCTGGGCATGGTGCATCTGGGGCAGATCGTTGATGACATCGCTGAAAGCGAACTGCTGGCGGCGGGAGAGGCCAAGGTCCGTATTCTCAATACGATACCAGCGCCGGTGGTCGTGCGGGGCGATGGGGAGCAATTGTTCCGGGTGATCATGAATCTCGTGCGCAATGCCCGTCAGGCCATAGAGGCAACCGGAAAGCCGGGGCAGGTGACCATCAGCCTGCGCGAAGAGGATCAGGCCTGGTGGATCGAAATTGCCGATACCGGGCCGGGTTTGCCGCCCAAGGCCAAAGAGAATCTGTTTACGCCGTTCCAGGGCGGCGTTCGCAAGGGCGGCACGGGTTTGGGATTGGCCATTGCTGCGGAATTGATCCGCGGACATGGCGGCAGTGTGGCGCTGAAACAGACCGGGCCAGAGGGGACAATCTTTGAAATCTGCTTGCCACGTGGCGATGGTGCAATTTAA
- a CDS encoding monooxygenase: protein MSTMKIWDLHMTYNGPMTQEFAEGTKQLAHSIAQDPGVIWKIWTIDQNSGDFGSTYLFRDLAALDTYKAMHVKRLAAIGVTVTSDHVFDIMEDLSAITNAPLGDAA from the coding sequence ATGAGCACGATGAAAATCTGGGACCTGCACATGACATACAATGGCCCCATGACCCAAGAGTTCGCCGAAGGCACAAAACAGTTGGCACACAGCATTGCGCAGGACCCTGGCGTGATCTGGAAGATCTGGACCATCGATCAAAACAGCGGTGATTTCGGCTCGACCTATCTGTTCAGGGATCTCGCCGCCCTGGACACCTACAAGGCGATGCATGTGAAACGGCTGGCGGCAATCGGCGTCACCGTAACGTCGGATCATGTGTTCGACATCATGGAAGACCTCAGCGCAATCACCAATGCCCCACTGGGAGACGCGGCCTGA
- a CDS encoding LysR family transcriptional regulator has product MKRNELNDVSIFVAVARENGFRAAADKLKLGAGSVSEAVQRFEDRLGVRLIERSTRAIALTKAGELLYRRSLPAINDLETALNDVHDLNEGLSGTLRLTAPIGAGQLFLDALITGFAKEHPAVTIELIYDEKKVDLVTSGVDAAIRAETLLDPDTHAIAVGPVQDMMIVASPDYLAKSPPLEVPADVAGHNGVCFAFAGADDLAPWVFTGKDGPFSVMPRPRMVANDVTSILEGARAGLGLTYIFANSVESFLRDGSLVQVLNGRTEALPRFSLNYLTKRNMPSRVRAFVDFAKGHKS; this is encoded by the coding sequence ATGAAACGCAACGAATTGAACGATGTGTCGATCTTCGTTGCGGTCGCTCGGGAGAATGGCTTTCGCGCGGCTGCCGACAAACTGAAACTGGGGGCGGGATCGGTGAGTGAAGCGGTGCAGCGGTTCGAAGATCGTCTGGGCGTGCGCCTGATCGAGCGGTCAACACGGGCGATTGCCCTGACCAAGGCGGGTGAACTGCTGTATCGCCGCAGTCTGCCAGCGATCAACGACCTGGAAACAGCGTTGAATGATGTGCATGACCTGAACGAAGGCCTGTCGGGTACGCTTCGGCTGACCGCGCCAATCGGCGCGGGCCAGTTGTTTTTGGATGCCCTGATCACGGGTTTTGCCAAAGAACATCCGGCGGTGACGATTGAATTGATCTATGACGAAAAAAAGGTCGATCTCGTGACCAGCGGGGTCGATGCCGCAATTCGGGCTGAAACCCTGCTTGATCCGGACACACATGCCATCGCAGTTGGTCCCGTTCAGGACATGATGATTGTGGCATCGCCTGACTATCTGGCCAAATCTCCGCCTCTGGAGGTTCCGGCTGATGTGGCTGGGCATAACGGGGTCTGTTTCGCCTTTGCGGGTGCCGACGATTTGGCCCCGTGGGTGTTTACCGGCAAGGACGGCCCGTTTTCGGTCATGCCGCGCCCCCGGATGGTTGCAAATGACGTGACATCCATCCTGGAAGGAGCCAGGGCGGGCCTGGGGTTAACCTATATCTTTGCAAATTCTGTCGAGAGTTTTTTGCGGGATGGCAGTCTGGTTCAGGTTCTGAACGGACGAACCGAGGCTCTGCCGAGATTTTCGCTGAACTATCTGACCAAGCGCAACATGCCATCCCGCGTCAGGGCGTTCGTCGATTTTGCGAAAGGGCACAAATCATAG
- the choV gene encoding choline ABC transporter ATP-binding protein: protein MTDTVIKFQNASIVFGDSPRSALPMMQDGKSREEIRAETGQILGVHDCSLDVREGEIVVLMGLSGSGKSTLLRASNRLNKLVEGTVHLRRNQQLVDLSSVSSRELREIRCHDVSMVFQHFGLLPWRTVLDNVAFGLELAGVPREQRIPRAMNQLEKVHLSQWANMAISELSGGMQQRVGLARAFTTDAPLLLMDEPFSALDPLIRNELQDELLQLQSELNRTILFVSHDLDEAIKLGNRIAIMQGGRIVQIGTPQEIVLQPATDYVKNFVAHMNPINVLHAAEIMQPIQGEIPADARIYCADTTVKDLMRAQLNDSGEYFVSNGRDIVGKLDHSDILKALLRD, encoded by the coding sequence ATGACCGACACCGTGATCAAATTCCAAAATGCCAGCATCGTCTTTGGCGACTCCCCCCGATCCGCTCTGCCCATGATGCAGGATGGCAAATCCCGCGAAGAGATACGGGCAGAGACCGGACAAATCCTTGGCGTTCATGATTGCTCCCTCGATGTGCGCGAAGGTGAAATCGTTGTCCTCATGGGGCTCTCGGGGTCTGGCAAATCCACCTTGCTTCGGGCCTCAAACCGTCTGAACAAACTGGTGGAAGGCACTGTTCATCTGCGACGGAACCAACAGCTTGTTGACCTGTCCTCGGTGTCTTCCCGAGAGCTGCGCGAAATCCGCTGCCATGATGTTTCCATGGTGTTCCAACACTTCGGTCTGCTCCCCTGGCGCACGGTATTGGACAACGTCGCCTTTGGGCTCGAACTTGCCGGTGTGCCTCGGGAACAGCGCATCCCCAGGGCCATGAACCAGTTGGAAAAAGTGCATCTTTCGCAATGGGCGAATATGGCAATTTCAGAATTGTCAGGCGGTATGCAACAGCGGGTGGGCCTGGCCCGCGCCTTTACCACAGACGCACCGCTTTTGCTGATGGACGAACCGTTTTCCGCGCTGGACCCTCTGATCCGCAACGAACTTCAGGACGAACTGCTTCAATTGCAATCCGAACTGAACAGGACCATCCTGTTTGTCAGCCATGACCTGGACGAAGCCATCAAGCTGGGGAACCGGATTGCGATCATGCAAGGCGGGCGTATCGTGCAGATTGGGACACCGCAGGAAATCGTGCTGCAACCGGCCACGGACTATGTGAAAAACTTTGTGGCGCATATGAATCCGATCAACGTTTTGCACGCAGCCGAAATCATGCAACCCATCCAGGGCGAAATACCTGCCGACGCGCGGATATATTGCGCTGACACCACGGTCAAAGACCTCATGCGCGCCCAATTGAATGACTCTGGCGAATACTTTGTGTCCAACGGCCGCGACATTGTTGGAAAACTGGACCATTCCGACATCCTGAAGGCCCTGCTCAGAGATTAG
- the choW gene encoding choline ABC transporter permease subunit, with product MEWLELHKIPVGQWAKHLVDWLTTNMAWFFDGLSGGIGGIVDATLWVLQLPHPFVLIGLVSALAWYLHRSLALTAFTGLGLLLIINQGYWIETTETLSLVLAATTMSMLVGVPIGILAAGRPWVYRVLQPILDLMQTIPTFVYLIPALVLFGLGAVPALIATVVFAVPAPIRLTYLGISSTPPALVETADAFGATKAAVLWKVKLPWALPQILAGLTQTIMLSLSMVVIAALVGASGLGVPTLRALNQVNVAKGFEVGIAIVIIAIILDRLLKVERS from the coding sequence ATGGAATGGCTTGAACTGCACAAGATCCCCGTCGGTCAGTGGGCTAAACATCTGGTCGATTGGCTCACCACCAACATGGCCTGGTTTTTCGACGGGTTGTCGGGTGGCATTGGGGGGATCGTGGATGCCACGCTCTGGGTGTTGCAACTCCCCCATCCCTTTGTGCTGATCGGGTTGGTTTCGGCGTTGGCCTGGTATTTGCATCGGTCTCTGGCTTTGACCGCCTTTACCGGCCTGGGCCTGCTGTTGATCATCAATCAGGGGTATTGGATCGAAACGACGGAAACGCTGTCGCTGGTTCTCGCGGCCACGACCATGTCGATGTTGGTCGGCGTTCCGATTGGCATTCTGGCCGCGGGGCGACCTTGGGTGTATCGCGTTCTCCAGCCCATATTGGACCTCATGCAGACGATCCCGACATTCGTCTATCTCATTCCGGCGCTGGTGCTTTTTGGTCTGGGGGCTGTTCCCGCGCTTATCGCCACAGTGGTGTTCGCAGTTCCGGCACCCATTCGCCTGACGTATTTGGGCATTTCCTCAACACCCCCCGCGCTGGTCGAAACCGCCGACGCCTTTGGTGCCACCAAAGCGGCGGTATTGTGGAAGGTCAAACTCCCCTGGGCCCTGCCACAGATTCTGGCGGGGCTCACCCAGACAATCATGCTGTCCCTGTCGATGGTGGTCATCGCGGCCTTGGTCGGTGCCAGCGGCCTGGGCGTTCCAACTCTGCGCGCCCTCAATCAGGTCAATGTCGCCAAAGGGTTCGAGGTCGGCATCGCAATTGTCATTATCGCCATCATTCTGGATCGGCTGCTGAAAGTGGAAAGAAGCTGA
- a CDS encoding alpha/beta hydrolase, protein MTSQALPAGSPWHQPLDLYHHEVGDPTARPTVLLVGLGMQAIEWPPAFINSLVQTRRVICIDTRDAGKSPRCGPDSEPSVADVWLKGDLPNALRMAPYSLFDMRDDVLALLDRLKIDGFDLVGFSMGGMIGQLVAAAGGSRVGKFVQLGSNDGTTEVDGTREAMRRMARLFCVPDDPGKTQDYLLDDALAYGAGRLQDTPDLRADIKEIVTRGYAFGGSARHALAVQTTPHRQHLLQTIVARTLVLHGGRDPCISAKRGRGAAAVIPNAQFKLLPMVGHILDDDMCALAAHWLQSDPEGSQTMGEQHGMA, encoded by the coding sequence ATGACCAGCCAAGCATTGCCTGCCGGGTCGCCCTGGCACCAACCGCTCGACCTGTATCACCACGAGGTCGGTGACCCCACCGCCCGCCCGACAGTTCTGCTTGTCGGGTTGGGTATGCAGGCCATCGAATGGCCCCCCGCCTTTATCAACTCGCTCGTCCAGACCCGGCGCGTCATCTGCATCGACACCCGTGACGCAGGCAAATCTCCGCGCTGTGGACCAGACAGCGAACCGTCTGTGGCGGATGTCTGGCTAAAGGGCGATCTGCCAAACGCGCTCAGGATGGCACCTTACTCGCTCTTCGATATGCGCGATGATGTTCTGGCCCTGCTGGACAGGCTGAAAATCGACGGGTTCGATCTGGTCGGATTTTCGATGGGCGGCATGATCGGCCAACTGGTAGCGGCCGCAGGCGGATCACGGGTGGGCAAATTCGTCCAGCTTGGCAGCAACGACGGCACCACCGAAGTCGACGGAACCAGGGAGGCCATGCGTCGGATGGCACGGCTGTTCTGCGTGCCTGATGATCCGGGCAAAACACAGGATTATCTGCTGGACGACGCATTGGCCTATGGGGCCGGACGCCTGCAAGACACGCCCGATCTTCGTGCCGACATCAAAGAAATTGTCACACGCGGATACGCATTCGGGGGATCTGCCCGCCATGCGCTGGCGGTTCAGACGACGCCGCACCGGCAACATCTGTTGCAAACAATCGTCGCCCGGACACTGGTTCTGCACGGGGGCCGGGATCCTTGTATTTCCGCCAAACGGGGACGCGGTGCCGCCGCCGTCATCCCGAATGCGCAATTCAAACTGCTGCCCATGGTTGGCCACATACTGGACGACGACATGTGTGCCCTGGCCGCCCACTGGTTGCAATCGGACCCAGAAGGATCTCAAACAATGGGAGAGCAACATGGAATGGCTTGA
- the choX gene encoding choline ABC transporter substrate-binding protein, protein MKSTLLATVVGFSVLTAGLANASCQTVRMAEPGWTDLALTTGVASVLLQGLGYTPETNVLGTTVIYESMINKDLDVFLGYWDPAMTIYFAPYVQGQEIETVHQNLQDAKFTFAVPKYVHDAGITDFSDLASQAEKFGNTFYGIEPGGNGQMLEVVETNAFGLGDWKVVESSEQGMLAQVRRAISREEWVVFLGWAPHPMNVEFDIEYLTGGDDYFGPNFGAATVNTQVRAGYMQDCPNVGQLLRQLEFTVQLESEGMGYIINDGEDPDDAAQRLITKYPDLLVGWLDNVKTADGAPGLPAVRSHLGLE, encoded by the coding sequence ATGAAATCAACACTGCTTGCAACTGTCGTAGGGTTTTCCGTTTTGACCGCGGGACTCGCCAATGCGTCCTGTCAAACAGTCCGAATGGCTGAACCCGGCTGGACCGATTTGGCGCTGACCACAGGCGTGGCGTCGGTGCTTCTCCAAGGTTTGGGGTACACGCCAGAGACAAATGTTCTCGGGACCACGGTGATCTATGAATCGATGATCAACAAAGATCTCGATGTCTTTCTGGGGTACTGGGACCCGGCGATGACCATCTACTTTGCCCCCTATGTCCAGGGCCAAGAGATCGAGACAGTTCATCAAAATCTTCAGGACGCCAAATTCACTTTTGCGGTCCCGAAATACGTTCACGACGCAGGCATTACAGATTTTTCAGACCTTGCATCCCAGGCTGAGAAATTCGGCAACACATTCTATGGCATCGAACCCGGCGGAAATGGCCAGATGCTGGAAGTCGTTGAAACGAACGCCTTTGGGTTGGGGGATTGGAAAGTCGTCGAAAGCTCTGAACAAGGCATGCTGGCACAGGTGCGACGCGCAATCTCCAGAGAAGAATGGGTTGTATTCCTGGGCTGGGCACCGCACCCGATGAACGTCGAATTCGACATCGAATACCTGACCGGCGGCGATGACTATTTTGGGCCCAACTTTGGCGCGGCGACTGTGAATACTCAGGTTCGGGCCGGGTATATGCAGGACTGTCCAAATGTCGGCCAACTCCTCCGCCAGCTTGAATTCACCGTTCAACTGGAAAGCGAAGGGATGGGATACATCATCAATGACGGCGAAGACCCTGATGACGCCGCGCAACGACTGATCACCAAATATCCTGACCTGCTGGTCGGCTGGTTGGACAACGTGAAAACCGCGGATGGTGCTCCCGGATTGCCCGCCGTGCGATCGCATCTGGGACTCGAGTGA
- the betI gene encoding transcriptional regulator BetI → MKRKKLWRLRTEEYSKAAFEVLSEVGLSGTTVEKVANHAGVSKTNVLHYFGSKTRLLEMALRFGNADLARGVKALLIRSNSPWERIYSVIEGNFSRQYYNPKIAHAWLCLLAEVPYQPSYQRIQTALHSRMKSNLTHALVQVTDRENADETALAISVMIDGLWMRCGLHDGGIDRETALAQMDALIGARFPDCPDRLTAKARISEIQDILTVG, encoded by the coding sequence ATGAAGCGGAAGAAGCTGTGGCGATTGAGAACCGAAGAATACTCCAAGGCTGCCTTTGAAGTTCTTAGCGAGGTTGGACTTTCTGGGACGACAGTGGAAAAGGTCGCCAACCATGCTGGCGTTTCCAAAACGAATGTTCTCCACTATTTCGGGAGCAAGACCCGTTTGTTGGAAATGGCGCTGCGGTTCGGAAATGCGGATCTCGCGCGCGGCGTCAAAGCGTTGCTGATTCGATCAAACTCACCCTGGGAACGGATCTATTCCGTGATCGAGGGAAATTTCTCCCGGCAGTATTATAATCCAAAAATCGCGCATGCGTGGTTATGCCTGTTGGCCGAAGTGCCCTATCAGCCGAGCTATCAGAGAATTCAGACGGCTCTGCACAGCCGGATGAAATCGAATCTGACGCATGCGCTTGTGCAGGTGACGGACCGGGAAAACGCAGATGAAACAGCCTTGGCTATCTCGGTGATGATAGACGGGCTGTGGATGCGCTGCGGGCTCCATGATGGTGGGATTGACCGGGAAACGGCCTTGGCCCAGATGGATGCCTTGATTGGGGCTCGCTTTCCTGATTGCCCGGACCGTTTGACGGCCAAAGCCCGCATCAGTGAAATTCAGGACATATTGACGGTTGGATAG
- a CDS encoding alpha/beta hydrolase, protein MLLLLTLVCLLLIKTHLKTRRLAKQAEIAVPQAGQIMPVSEGAIHFVELGDPNAPPLVLIHGLSGQLQHFTYAMAQDLARDFRVIVPDRPGCGYSRRDRDDLADPSAQARMLWQFLDAVVVTRPIVVGHSLGGAVALAMALDRPGQIKALGLIAPLTHPTPDAPDSFKGLRVHSPWLRRFLGHTLAVPMAERTAETVLEQVFTPDPCPSDFLTDAGAALGLRPQAYISASADLVAAETAMPEQCTAYAHAALPPGAVLFGDKDAVLNYQAQGTIMENYGFSVEILPDRGHMLPITMADTCNSFVRDVATLAR, encoded by the coding sequence ATCCTCCTGCTTCTTACGCTTGTGTGTCTCTTGTTGATCAAGACCCACCTGAAAACGCGCCGCCTCGCGAAACAGGCTGAAATCGCAGTGCCCCAGGCCGGGCAGATCATGCCGGTCAGCGAAGGGGCCATTCACTTTGTCGAACTGGGGGATCCAAACGCCCCGCCGCTGGTGCTGATCCATGGGCTCTCCGGGCAATTGCAGCATTTCACCTATGCCATGGCACAGGATCTGGCACGGGATTTCCGCGTCATTGTCCCTGACCGGCCCGGCTGTGGCTATTCCCGGCGCGACAGAGATGACTTGGCCGATCCCTCTGCTCAGGCGCGGATGCTGTGGCAATTTTTGGACGCTGTGGTGGTGACGCGCCCGATTGTGGTTGGCCACTCGTTGGGGGGCGCAGTTGCGCTTGCCATGGCGCTGGATCGCCCCGGCCAGATCAAGGCGTTGGGATTGATCGCCCCCCTGACACACCCCACACCGGACGCGCCCGACAGCTTCAAGGGACTGCGGGTCCACAGCCCCTGGCTGCGCCGTTTCCTGGGCCACACCCTGGCCGTACCGATGGCCGAACGCACTGCGGAAACGGTTCTTGAACAGGTTTTTACCCCTGATCCATGTCCCTCGGATTTCCTCACCGACGCCGGGGCGGCCTTGGGTCTGCGGCCCCAGGCGTATATCTCCGCCTCCGCAGATCTGGTTGCCGCAGAAACCGCCATGCCCGAGCAATGCACCGCCTATGCCCATGCAGCCCTGCCGCCCGGTGCCGTGCTCTTTGGCGACAAGGACGCCGTTCTGAATTACCAGGCACAGGGAACAATCATGGAAAACTACGGGTTTTCCGTGGAAATCCTGCCGGACCGGGGCCACATGTTGCCCATCACCATGGCGGACACATGCAACAGCTTTGTCCGCGACGTCGCCACCCTGGCCAGATAA
- a CDS encoding PaaX family transcriptional regulator, with translation MTEKIDSWFGTTVDRLNDPKNQRVWSIIVSLFGDMAQDPKDRISGSALTRVIGPMGIKPEAIRVALHRLRKDGWIDSSRIGRTSVHFLTPSGRAQSAAVTPRIYSHAPEAITSWHVLMAQETSGQSTLEDVMLTQNYISIGRHSALGAGPVPRNCEDLLTFVVDKMSVPNWLRNQIYAPELIETCTDLEQALQGLSQVPTGLSAAQIATLRTLIVHRWRRVVLRHPDLPPEFHPDNWPGTSCRTHVFGLLDQLPRPNLNTLGDPPDH, from the coding sequence ATGACAGAGAAAATTGACAGTTGGTTTGGCACGACCGTAGACCGGTTGAATGATCCGAAAAATCAACGTGTCTGGTCCATCATCGTCTCCTTGTTCGGCGATATGGCCCAAGATCCCAAAGACCGGATCAGCGGCAGCGCCCTGACGCGGGTGATCGGTCCGATGGGCATCAAACCCGAAGCCATCCGCGTTGCCTTGCACCGCCTGCGCAAAGACGGCTGGATCGACAGTTCCCGCATCGGCCGCACCAGCGTGCATTTCCTGACCCCCTCGGGACGCGCCCAAAGCGCCGCGGTCACCCCCCGCATCTATAGCCACGCGCCGGAAGCCATCACCTCCTGGCATGTGCTCATGGCCCAAGAAACCAGCGGCCAAAGCACATTGGAAGACGTCATGCTGACCCAGAATTACATCAGCATCGGGCGCCACAGCGCATTGGGGGCCGGCCCGGTTCCACGCAATTGCGAGGACCTGTTGACCTTTGTTGTCGACAAGATGTCCGTCCCCAATTGGCTGCGCAATCAGATCTACGCACCCGAATTGATCGAAACCTGCACTGACCTGGAACAGGCGTTGCAGGGGCTGTCCCAGGTGCCCACAGGCCTGAGCGCAGCACAGATCGCAACACTGCGGACCCTGATCGTGCACAGATGGCGCCGGGTCGTCCTGCGTCACCCGGATCTGCCGCCCGAATTCCACCCGGACAACTGGCCGGGGACATCCTGCCGAACCCATGTGTTTGGCTTGCTGGACCAACTGCCCAGACCCAATCTGAACACATTGGGAGATCCACCGGACCATTGA